In a single window of the Nitrospira sp. MA-1 genome:
- a CDS encoding glycosyltransferase family 4 protein, which yields MALQDANKKLVVITNVRHYEVAGQFYASGPYTLQIQPLADLFEKVLIAAPFQKGLPPRDCLSFANRNISILPQKETGGRTFKEKFSLFINVPRHVMELCRAMQKGEVIQVRCPCNLGLLGTILAPLFSKYIIANYAGQWIRFAGEPFSYRLQRFILRSWWWRNGLVLVYGGEPNQPKQVIPIFASTMTASQVQRGREAAGQKQLTLPVQILFVGRLVPAKGVDVLLRAASVLLKQKSSFKLSIVGEGHDRARLETMTKQLALGDNVTFVGPLPYEEVMSWYERAHVLVLPTRSEGFPKVLVEAMCYGVVCVATDIGLIPWMLKERGFVFPYGDVEALANQLRNIVENSADIQRLSKEASAWAQNYSIEGVRETLSRLFLERWNYSFLNEKDKDNLE from the coding sequence ATGGCATTACAGGATGCAAATAAGAAATTGGTGGTCATCACAAACGTTCGGCATTATGAAGTTGCGGGGCAGTTTTACGCGTCCGGTCCCTATACTCTACAGATTCAGCCTTTGGCTGATCTGTTTGAGAAAGTATTGATCGCAGCTCCATTTCAGAAAGGCCTCCCTCCTCGCGATTGTCTCTCTTTCGCCAACCGTAATATTTCTATTTTGCCCCAAAAAGAAACCGGTGGGAGAACCTTTAAGGAAAAGTTTTCCCTTTTTATTAATGTGCCGAGGCATGTGATGGAATTGTGTAGGGCAATGCAAAAAGGCGAGGTCATCCAGGTTCGATGCCCATGTAATCTGGGCCTATTGGGAACTATCCTTGCCCCACTGTTTTCCAAGTATATAATAGCCAACTATGCTGGGCAGTGGATTAGGTTTGCCGGAGAACCTTTTTCTTATCGCCTGCAGAGATTTATCTTACGATCCTGGTGGTGGCGAAATGGGTTAGTACTGGTATATGGCGGAGAGCCTAACCAACCTAAACAGGTTATTCCCATTTTTGCTTCTACGATGACGGCCAGTCAAGTGCAGCGTGGACGGGAGGCTGCGGGGCAAAAGCAATTGACTTTACCTGTCCAGATCCTGTTTGTAGGGAGATTGGTCCCTGCCAAGGGAGTTGATGTCCTGCTACGGGCAGCCTCTGTTCTTTTAAAACAAAAGAGTTCGTTCAAGTTATCGATTGTGGGGGAGGGACATGATCGAGCCCGCCTTGAAACGATGACGAAACAGCTCGCTTTAGGAGATAATGTCACGTTTGTTGGGCCTCTTCCTTATGAGGAGGTGATGAGTTGGTATGAAAGGGCGCATGTGTTGGTCTTACCTACTAGAAGTGAGGGCTTTCCAAAGGTACTCGTAGAAGCGATGTGCTATGGGGTTGTATGTGTAGCCACTGATATCGGATTGATCCCTTGGATGCTGAAGGAGAGAGGATTCGTCTTTCCCTATGGGGACGTAGAAGCCTTAGCAAATCAGCTGCGAAATATTGTAGAAAATTCAGCCGATATTCAACGGTTATCTAAAGAGGCGAGTGCTTGGGCACAAAACTATTCTATTGAAGGAGTTCGAGAGACTTTAAGTCGTTTATTTCTGGAGCGTTGGAATTACAGTTTCTTGAATGAGAAGGATAAAGACAATTTGGAATGA
- a CDS encoding glycosyltransferase produces MQKPCGVLHLTDTLVAGGKERVVVNLVNYLPRDWYQPLLCTTRRDGPLSRELADDVITLHLRRRHLLDLKALMLLVLFIRKHNIQILHAHGPSVFVATLAGFFPPFPAVVWHIHDGGMADSGTPSLAYRLMARRAKGIITVNQALADWVCQSLLMPSDQVRYIPNFIGTYNGIGSKATLPGHEGYRIVCLANLLPVKDHATLLCAMSHVIQENSKAHLVLVGSTGDLDCLRSIENEISMGGLTQHISILGYRKDVLSILRACDIGVLSSKAEGFPMALLEYGMAELPTVATQVGQCPEVLDYGRAGMLVPPGSPNELAQALTKLLRSPERRHELGKQLNLHVQETYNQQRILGNFCQFYKMVLSGSEDTASSSGR; encoded by the coding sequence ATGCAAAAACCCTGTGGTGTCTTACACCTTACAGATACTCTTGTGGCAGGTGGTAAAGAGCGGGTAGTTGTCAATTTGGTGAATTATCTCCCGAGAGATTGGTATCAACCATTGTTGTGTACAACACGGCGGGATGGTCCCTTATCGAGAGAACTAGCGGACGATGTCATTACTCTTCATTTGAGGCGTCGACACCTGCTGGATTTGAAAGCACTAATGCTCCTGGTTTTGTTTATTCGTAAGCATAATATCCAGATTCTTCATGCGCACGGTCCATCCGTATTCGTAGCGACGCTCGCGGGGTTTTTCCCACCTTTCCCCGCGGTAGTGTGGCATATTCATGACGGAGGCATGGCAGATTCAGGCACGCCCTCATTGGCTTATAGATTAATGGCAAGACGTGCAAAGGGAATAATTACCGTTAATCAGGCTTTAGCCGATTGGGTCTGCCAATCATTGCTTATGCCTTCAGATCAAGTCAGATATATTCCCAACTTTATTGGAACATATAATGGAATAGGATCAAAGGCAACCCTTCCCGGCCATGAGGGTTATAGAATAGTTTGTCTGGCAAATCTTCTCCCGGTAAAGGATCACGCAACTCTCCTTTGCGCAATGTCACATGTCATTCAGGAGAATTCCAAGGCCCATCTGGTTCTGGTCGGCTCTACTGGCGATTTAGATTGTCTCAGGTCCATTGAAAATGAAATTTCAATGGGCGGGTTGACCCAACACATTTCTATTCTAGGATATCGAAAGGATGTATTGAGCATACTCAGAGCTTGTGACATTGGGGTGCTCAGTTCGAAGGCGGAAGGATTCCCCATGGCGCTTCTTGAATATGGTATGGCAGAACTTCCAACTGTCGCCACTCAGGTGGGGCAATGTCCGGAGGTTTTAGATTACGGGCGAGCGGGCATGTTAGTCCCACCAGGTTCGCCAAATGAGTTGGCTCAAGCGCTGACGAAATTGTTGCGGTCACCTGAGCGGCGTCACGAGCTGGGAAAACAATTGAACCTTCATGTTCAAGAAACGTATAACCAACAACGTATTCTTGGAAATTTCTGTCAATTTTATAAAATGGTATTAAGCGGATCAGAGGATACCGCTTCTTCTTCAGGGCGTTGA
- a CDS encoding right-handed parallel beta-helix repeat-containing protein, with protein sequence MSISSNRWVMKIFLFCVLVMGSHVSEAKATNYYVAASNGNDGNRGTLQEPFKTLERGVSVLIPGDTLFVRGGTYLGTHNLSDIPNGNSWNQPISIKKYANEKVIIKAESFRSALYFNNGSHYIIIDGFVFDAKGGANGLQFGPQSNHIRILNSEIMNSLQQGILATEPSNNLEFINLKIHDNGTHAGQDHGIYIAGSNHLIEGCDIYRNAARGIQIFSTAYTPNKLVVRNNRVYDNGRLGVSGFGIGVYKGSDHQVYNNLVWGNNMGIVVWEGASNAKVFNNTVYANSLYGIWLASGSRNSQVKNNIASLNGGNGILITNGSKNAQIFNNLVAATNSGTGLKSWDGSATLKENLAGSINDIKFANHQSRDFHIKQGSLAIAAGVVLSEVKKDFDYASRNSNAYDIGAFAFNGTPPPANSTPPPSTSTPPPSTSTPPPSTSTPPPSSPPSSSSLSISNVTVASGQAYAVSSSGLQTGARAYIDRSYTYKTVPSIVQGARYIQTANNDKAATSSTFLRFTVNQPVSVYVAHGDRITSKPSWLSSFTNTGTKLVTSDATFSLFVRSFPAGTITLGGNNSGGCCSMYSVVITPQSGSGTVTPPPPASASSSSSLGISNLSVASGQAYMAASSLQAGSKVYIDRAYTFRTVPSNLQGAAYIQTANNDKTATTAAFLSFRVTQPVSVYVAHDERHPRPLWLNAFANTGTNLVTSDTTLSLFVRTFPAGTITLGGNASSGGSMYSVIVRP encoded by the coding sequence ATGAGTATTTCAAGCAATCGATGGGTTATGAAAATTTTTCTTTTTTGTGTCTTGGTCATGGGTAGCCATGTAAGCGAAGCCAAGGCAACAAATTATTATGTGGCTGCAAGCAATGGAAACGACGGAAATAGAGGAACACTACAGGAACCGTTTAAAACTCTTGAACGGGGAGTCAGCGTTTTAATCCCAGGAGACACGTTGTTTGTGCGAGGTGGGACGTATCTGGGAACCCACAACCTTTCTGACATTCCAAATGGGAATTCTTGGAACCAACCCATTTCTATTAAAAAATATGCAAATGAAAAGGTTATAATTAAGGCGGAGAGCTTCCGTTCTGCCCTGTATTTTAACAATGGGAGCCATTACATTATTATCGACGGATTTGTTTTTGATGCCAAAGGTGGCGCAAATGGACTGCAATTTGGGCCCCAAAGTAATCATATACGTATTCTCAATAGTGAAATTATGAATTCTCTTCAACAGGGAATTCTTGCGACAGAGCCATCAAATAATCTTGAGTTTATTAACTTAAAAATACATGATAATGGAACCCACGCAGGCCAAGATCATGGGATTTACATAGCAGGTTCAAACCATCTAATAGAAGGTTGTGATATCTATCGAAATGCCGCGCGGGGGATACAGATATTCAGTACTGCCTATACGCCAAACAAATTGGTTGTGAGAAATAATCGAGTCTATGACAATGGGCGGTTAGGTGTATCCGGATTTGGAATTGGGGTTTATAAGGGATCGGATCATCAGGTTTACAATAACCTTGTTTGGGGAAATAATATGGGCATAGTGGTATGGGAAGGGGCATCAAATGCCAAAGTTTTTAACAACACGGTATATGCTAATTCTCTATATGGAATATGGTTGGCAAGTGGGAGTCGAAACTCCCAGGTTAAGAACAACATTGCCAGTTTAAATGGGGGGAATGGGATATTAATTACCAACGGAAGTAAAAATGCTCAAATTTTTAATAACCTGGTGGCCGCAACGAATTCAGGTACCGGGTTGAAAAGTTGGGATGGGAGCGCAACCCTTAAAGAAAATTTGGCCGGATCCATCAATGACATAAAATTTGCCAATCACCAAAGCCGGGACTTTCACATTAAACAAGGAAGTCTTGCCATTGCCGCCGGTGTGGTTCTTTCTGAAGTCAAAAAAGATTTTGATTATGCTTCAAGGAACTCCAATGCATATGATATTGGAGCTTTTGCTTTCAATGGGACACCACCACCAGCTAACTCCACCCCACCACCATCAACTAGTACCCCACCACCATCAACTAGTACCCCGCCACCATCGACTAGTACCCCGCCACCGTCCTCCCCTCCCTCCTCTTCCTCCCTCAGTATTTCGAATGTGACGGTTGCCAGTGGGCAAGCCTACGCGGTGTCCTCCTCTGGACTCCAAACCGGGGCCAGGGCCTATATTGATCGTAGCTATACCTATAAAACGGTCCCCTCCATCGTGCAGGGAGCCAGGTATATCCAAACGGCCAACAATGATAAAGCGGCGACCAGTTCCACCTTCCTCAGGTTTACGGTCAATCAGCCGGTATCGGTATATGTCGCCCATGGCGATCGTATTACCTCAAAACCCTCATGGTTAAGCAGCTTTACTAATACTGGCACGAAACTTGTGACATCGGATGCGACCTTCAGCCTTTTTGTTCGGTCCTTTCCTGCCGGCACCATTACCCTTGGGGGCAATAATAGCGGTGGATGTTGCAGCATGTATTCCGTCGTCATCACTCCACAGAGCGGTAGTGGTACGGTCACCCCTCCGCCACCGGCTTCTGCCTCCTCTTCCTCATCTCTCGGTATTTCAAACCTGTCGGTCGCTAGTGGGCAAGCGTATATGGCCGCCTCTAGCCTCCAAGCCGGATCCAAGGTCTATATTGACCGTGCCTATACGTTTAGGACTGTCCCTTCCAATCTGCAGGGAGCCGCCTATATCCAAACCGCCAACAATGATAAGACGGCCACTACTGCTGCCTTCCTCAGCTTTCGGGTCACTCAACCGGTGTCCGTCTATGTGGCCCATGATGAGCGTCATCCCCGTCCCTTGTGGTTGAACGCGTTTGCGAACACCGGCACGAATTTGGTGACCTCGGATACGACCCTAAGTCTTTTTGTGCGGACTTTTCCCGCCGGGACGATTACCCTCGGGGGTAATGCCAGCAGTGGCGGCAGCATGTATTCGGTCATTGTTAGGCCCTAA